From a single Lolium rigidum isolate FL_2022 chromosome 7, APGP_CSIRO_Lrig_0.1, whole genome shotgun sequence genomic region:
- the LOC124674297 gene encoding high molecular mass early light-inducible protein HV58, chloroplastic-like, which yields MATMVALSSFTGAAVVGRSAARSSLAPRRRALVVRAQTEPEMDPSKETASPSTSSPTPISSPTPTPTPTPAAPKPKANPSVWDALAFSGPAPERINGRLAMVGFVAALSVEAARGGGLLDQAGSGAGLGWFLTTAALFSVASMVPLLQGQTVESKSSGIWSADAELWNGRFAMLGLVALAATEFITGTPFVNV from the exons ATGGCAACCATGGTGGCCTTGAGCTCCTTCACCGGCGCCGCCGTTGTCGGGCGCTCCGCAGCCCGGTCGTCTCTAGCACCGCGCCGGCGCGCCCTCGTTGTCAGGGCCCAGACCGAG CCGGAAATGGACCCTTCAAAGGAGACGGCGAGCCCATCGACCTCCTCCCCAACCCCAATCTCAAGCCCGACCCCGACCCCGACCCCGACCCCGGCGGCGCCCAAGCCCAAGGCTAACCCCTCGGTATGGGACGCGCTCGCCTTCAGCGGCCCGGCGCCGGAGCGCATCAACGGCCGGCTTGCCATGGTGGGCTTCGTGGCGGCGCTCTCCGTGGAAGCGGcgcgcggtggtggtcttctcgaCCAGGCTGGCAGCGGCGCCGGACTGGGCTGGTTCCTGACAACCGCGGCGCTGTTCTCCGTGGCGTCGATGGTCCCGCTGCTGCAGGGCCAGACCGTCGAGAGCAAGTCCAGCGGCATCTGGAGCGCCGACGCCGAGCTCTGGAACGGCCGATTCGCCATGCTTGGACTCGTCGCGCTCGCCGCCACCGAGTTCATCACGGGCACGCCCTTTGTCAACGTCTAA